One Coffea arabica cultivar ET-39 chromosome 5e, Coffea Arabica ET-39 HiFi, whole genome shotgun sequence DNA segment encodes these proteins:
- the LOC140006821 gene encoding uncharacterized protein has product MRLQGVTEDHIKLRAFPFSLADKAKDWLFYLPSGSITTWEELKRRFLEKFFPASRAANIRKKICGVRQANVETLYEYWERFKQLCASCPHHQIPDQLLIQYFYEGLSPMDRSMLDAASGGALVNKTTDEATLLISTMAENSQQFGVRADGAIRRVNEVNHSALEGKLSELTSLVRQMARGQLQSVKTCGICAAPGHMTDMCPTLQEDSPEQANIVGDFSGPPPRRNDPFAPNYNPGWRNHPNFSYASKSLGFQQHFQPRAPVQQPSTSNSNMSLEDMVKSLAQSTSQLQQEAQRSQQESHRFQQETRASIRNLEAQMSQLATSMSNLENSNRGKLPSQVIPNPKENASAMQLRSGKEVQSPKRAHTREEDVPRKVEEEEEKQSSEISKKVDIPPPFPSRFTKAKKEESEKEILDTFRKVEINIPLLDAIRQLPKYAKFLKGLCTNRNKLSLDDNVMVGENVSAMFQRKLPQKCKDPGMFTISCIIGNQRIEKNMLDLGASINVMPLSIFKVLNLGPLKETKVIIQLADRSNVYFECLVEDILVKVNEFIFPVNFYIVDMNDEYSTNSAVILLGRPFMSTARTKIDVHEGTLSVEFDGEKVTFNIFDAMKHPVDTESVNFVGMTNTIVQENFEQNFMGDKLDFVLQQGKTNLEVDDMEEEEVKGAIMSLHSLHPLPSRFENSFLPLPTSNERILPSVQQAPNVELKELPEHLKYTYLGDNKTLSVIIANDLTALQEERLLRVLREFKPAIGWTLADIKGINPSICMHHILLESDAKPVREHQRKLNPAMKEVVMKEILKLLELGIIFPISDSQWVSPVHVVPKNTGITLVKNEKN; this is encoded by the coding sequence ATGAGACTTCAAGGAGTCACTGAGGACCACATCAAGTTAAGAGCCTTCCCTTTCTCTTTGGCAGATAAGGCTAAAGATTGGTTATTTTACCTGCCATCAGGATCCATCACTACGTGGGAAGAATTAAAGAGAAGATTCCTCGAGAAATTTTTTCCTGCCTCTAGAGCCGCCAatataaggaaaaaaatatgtgGAGTTAGGCAGGCGAATGTGGAAACTCTATATGAGTACTGGGAGCGCTTTAAACAACTGTGTGCCAGTTGCCCACATCATCAAATCCCGGACCAGCTCTTAATACAATATTTCTACGAGGGATTATCACCCATGGATAGGAGCATGTTAGATGCAGCCAGTGGCGGCGCTCTAGTGAACAAGACCACAGACGAAGCCACGTTATTGATCTCCACCATGGCTGAAAATTCCCAACAATTTGGAGTGAGAGCTGATGGAGCAATAAGAAGGGTCAATGAAGTGAATCACTCTGCCTTAGAGGGTAAACTATCTGAGCTTACCTCTCTGGTGCGTCAAATGGCAAGGGGGCAATTACAATCTGTGAAGACTTGTGGTATCTGTGCTGCTCCCGGACACATGACTGACATGTGCCCAACTCTCCAGGAGGATTCACCTGAACAAGCCAACATAGTGGGAGATTTTTCTGGACCACCTCCACGAAGAAATGATCCTTTTGCACCCAATTACAACCCAGGGTGGCGAAATCATCCTAATTTTAGCTATGCTTCAAAATCCCTTGGTTTTCAACAACATTTCCAACCACGGGCACCAGTGCAACAACCATCCACTTCCAATTCAAACATGTCTCTTGAAGATATGGTGAAGTCACTGGCCCAAAGCACGAGTCAATTACAGCAAGAGGCTCAAAGATCTCAACAGGAATCTCACAGATTTCAACAAGAGACTCGTGCTAGTATTAGGAATTTGGAAGCACAAATGTCCCAATTGGCAACTTCCATGAGCAACCTGGAAAATAGCAATAGAGGGAAATTACCATCTCAAGTAATTCCTAATCCCAAGGAGAATGCTAGTGCAATGCAATTACGGAGTGGCAAGGAGGTACAGTCTCCTAAGCGTGCCCACACCAGAGAAGAAGACGTGCCCAGGAAGgtggaagaggaagaagagaaacAATCCTCTGAAATCTCAAAGAAAGTTGACATTCCTCCTCCTTTTCCTAGCAGGTTTACAAAAGCTAAAAAGGAAGAATCTGAAAAAGAGATTTTGGACACCTTCAGGAAAGTGGAGATCAATATTCCTCTGCTGGATGCTATTAGGCAATTGCCTAAATATGCTAAATTTTTGAAGGGCTTATGCACTAATCGCAATAAGTTAAGTCTGGATGACAACGTGATGGTGGGGGAGAATGTCTCAGCGATGTTTCAAAGGAAGTTGCCCCAGAAATGCAAagatccaggtatgtttactataTCATGCATAATTGGCaatcaaagaattgaaaaaaacatGCTTGACTTAGGTGCTTCAATAAATGTCATGcctctttcaatttttaaaGTTTTGAATTTAGGACCCCTCAAAGAAACTAAGGTAATCATTCAACTAGCAGATAGGTCTAATGTCTACTTTGAGTGCCTAGTTGAAGATATTCTAGTAAAGGTCAATGAATTCATTTTTCCTGTGAATTTTTACATTGTTGATATGAATGATGAATACTCTACTAATTCAGCAGTGATTCTTTTGGGTAGACCCTTCATGAGTACAGCAAGGACTAAAATAGATGTACATGAAGGAACTTTATCTGTGGAATTTGATGGAGAGAAGGTCACTTTCAATATTTTTGATGCAATGAAGCATCCTGTAGATACTGAGTCTGTAAATTTTGTTGGCATGACTAAcaccattgtgcaagagaattTTGAACAGAATTTCATGGGGGACAAGTTGGACTTTGTCTTACAACAAGGCAAGACCAATTTGGAAGTGGACGACATGGAGGAGGAGGAAGTCAAAGGAGCTATCATGTCCTTACATTCACTACATCCGCTTCCAAGCAGGtttgaaaattcttttctacCATTACCCACTTCTAATGAAAGAATTCTACCTTCTGTTCAACAGGCACCTAATGTGGAATTGAAGGAACTGCCCGAGCATTTGAAATATACTTACTTGGGTGATAACAAGACTTTGTCTGTAATCATTGCCAATGATTTAACTGCGTTGCAAGAAGAGAGGCTCTTACGGGTCTTACGGGAATTTAAACCAGCAATTGGATGGACGTTAGCAGACATCAAAGGCATCAATCCATCCATTTGCATGCATCACATCCTTTTGGAGTCGGACGCAAAACCCGTGAGAGAGCATCAACGCAAGCTCAATCCCGCAATGAAGGAGGTGGTGATGAAAGAGATTCTCAAGCTCTTAGAATTAGGAATTATTTTTCCTATCTCTGATAGCCAGTGGGTAAGTCCAGTCCATGTTGTTCCCAAGAACACTGGAATCACattggtgaaaaatgaaaagaattag